The Brevibacillus brevis genome contains a region encoding:
- a CDS encoding YqzG/YhdC family protein — translation MQTARRLFRYRYMMPLLSTVLFLLIFQPFPTYAQPPYAKWGRLAIQETMKRYPNAQIVDYLHVGRKQKTPTTSEETFKLLLQESNRRWALLVHIEFVNQTEEVVNISYEETR, via the coding sequence GTGCAAACCGCTCGTCGCCTATTTCGCTATCGGTACATGATGCCCCTTCTCTCCACTGTACTTTTCCTGCTCATCTTTCAGCCGTTCCCTACCTATGCCCAGCCTCCCTATGCAAAATGGGGCAGGCTCGCGATACAGGAAACGATGAAACGATATCCAAACGCTCAAATTGTGGACTACCTGCATGTCGGACGAAAACAAAAAACGCCCACCACATCGGAAGAGACGTTTAAGCTCTTGCTTCAAGAAAGCAATCGCAGGTGGGCGTTACTCGTTCATATTGAATTCGTGAATCAGACAGAAGAAGTCGTAAACATCTCCTATGAGGAGACCCGCTAG
- a CDS encoding RNA polymerase sigma factor — MQDDRLIIEEVLQGNKEAYSQIIQKYNKRVRLLIRKMIGQPHLEQDIAQEIFIKVYYHLGDYSKSYEFGAWLYRIATNYCFDELRNRKRSITVTDAEIEVATSQTPEMEYLAKEQRAFLQNRMMTLESKYRVVLELRYLQFLSYEEISEELDVPISTVRTRLSRGRAKLKNAIANSGKGGDLYL; from the coding sequence ATGCAGGACGACAGGCTGATCATTGAGGAGGTCCTCCAGGGGAACAAAGAGGCATATTCTCAGATCATACAAAAATATAACAAAAGGGTCAGATTGCTCATTCGCAAGATGATCGGGCAGCCGCATCTTGAGCAGGACATCGCTCAGGAGATCTTTATCAAGGTGTATTACCATTTGGGTGACTACAGCAAAAGCTACGAATTTGGTGCCTGGCTCTACAGGATCGCCACCAATTATTGTTTCGATGAACTGCGTAACAGGAAAAGATCGATTACGGTTACAGATGCAGAGATTGAAGTGGCTACCAGCCAAACACCTGAAATGGAGTACCTTGCTAAGGAGCAGAGAGCCTTTTTGCAAAATCGGATGATGACCCTGGAGTCCAAATACCGCGTCGTCCTCGAACTGCGTTACCTCCAATTTTTGAGCTACGAAGAAATTAGCGAGGAGCTGGATGTTCCCATCAGTACGGTGCGAACACGTCTTTCCAGAGGAAGGGCCAAGCTCAAAAATGCCATTGCGAATTCGGGTAAAGGAGGGGACCTCTACCTATGA
- a CDS encoding BrxA/BrxB family bacilliredoxin gives MMSYEAYMSQVIQPMRDELTRNGFQELRTAEEVEQALPNAKGLTLVVVNSVCGCAAGLARPAVVHSLNHATKPDNIFTVFAGQDKEATAKAREYFEGYAPSSPSFAIMKDGEIKTMIERHQIENNDLATIAGLLTNAYDTYK, from the coding sequence ATGATGTCTTATGAAGCATATATGAGCCAAGTAATTCAACCGATGCGCGATGAGTTGACTCGCAACGGTTTTCAAGAGCTTCGCACTGCGGAAGAAGTAGAGCAAGCACTGCCGAATGCAAAAGGCCTGACACTTGTTGTTGTGAACTCGGTTTGTGGCTGCGCAGCAGGACTCGCTCGTCCAGCAGTTGTACATTCCTTGAATCACGCTACAAAGCCGGATAACATCTTCACTGTATTTGCAGGTCAAGACAAGGAAGCGACTGCAAAAGCACGTGAGTATTTCGAAGGCTATGCACCGTCTTCCCCATCCTTTGCGATCATGAAAGACGGCGAAATCAAGACGATGATCGAGCGTCATCAGATCGAAAACAATGATCTGGCAACAATCGCAGGCTTGTTGACCAACGCTTACGACACTTACAAATAA
- a CDS encoding SDR family oxidoreductase translates to MNKLIVITGVTRGLGRAMVDRFHEAGWTVAGCGRSEKEVQGLRQQFGDQHHFSVVDVSVMEQVEKWAEEVNAEVGVPDLLINNASIINRNSPVIGLAASEFSRVMDINVNGVFYVIRSFLPFMVQRANGGVVVNISSYWGRHGEAFLSPYCASKFAIEGLTQSLAAELPEGMAAVALDPGGSIDTSMLRLCSPEDVDTAPNPVEWSRVAVPYIIGLGPQDNGKSLTCPPVRNN, encoded by the coding sequence ATGAACAAGCTGATAGTGATTACAGGCGTGACACGTGGTTTGGGCAGGGCAATGGTGGATCGTTTTCACGAAGCAGGCTGGACGGTTGCAGGCTGCGGGCGTTCGGAGAAAGAGGTCCAAGGGCTGCGTCAGCAATTCGGGGATCAGCATCATTTTTCTGTTGTCGATGTTTCGGTAATGGAGCAGGTGGAAAAATGGGCTGAGGAAGTGAATGCCGAGGTGGGAGTTCCCGATCTGTTGATTAACAATGCCTCCATTATTAACCGGAACAGTCCAGTCATTGGGCTTGCAGCAAGTGAGTTTTCGAGAGTGATGGACATCAATGTGAATGGTGTTTTCTATGTAATTCGCTCCTTTTTACCGTTTATGGTTCAACGCGCAAATGGTGGAGTCGTCGTAAATATCAGCTCGTACTGGGGAAGACACGGGGAAGCGTTTTTATCGCCGTACTGCGCTTCGAAGTTCGCCATCGAAGGATTGACGCAATCATTGGCAGCAGAATTACCTGAGGGAATGGCAGCAGTGGCGCTTGATCCGGGAGGCAGTATCGATACATCCATGCTCCGTTTATGCTCACCAGAAGATGTGGACACGGCACCGAATCCAGTAGAGTGGAGCCGTGTGGCGGTACCGTACATCATCGGACTAGGTCCGCAAGATAACGGAAAATCGCTCACCTGCCCACCTGTGAGAAACAACTGA
- a CDS encoding rhodanese-like domain-containing protein has translation MSHGVKEITPQELLEKLEAKEELQVIDVREVDEWNAGHIKEAKLIPLGFLPHRIDELDKNIPIVMVCRSGARSNTATEYLSAQGYDVANMVGGMLAWPGEVEQ, from the coding sequence ATGAGCCATGGAGTAAAAGAAATTACACCACAAGAGCTGTTGGAAAAGCTGGAAGCCAAAGAGGAACTGCAAGTCATTGATGTACGCGAAGTCGATGAGTGGAATGCAGGTCACATCAAAGAGGCAAAGCTGATCCCACTCGGCTTTTTGCCGCACCGTATCGATGAGCTGGATAAGAACATTCCGATTGTGATGGTTTGCCGCAGTGGTGCCAGAAGCAATACAGCTACAGAGTATTTGAGTGCACAAGGGTATGACGTGGCGAATATGGTTGGCGGCATGCTCGCATGGCCAGGTGAAGTGGAACAGTAA
- a CDS encoding SCO family protein, translated as MSEGTQLQQESAMKKHWFPVLAGIIILAIVGVFGYKYMTQEKIEVLKPIADFTLDNSDGTTYTFNESAGKVRLVEFMFTKCPDICPATTYNMAKLQDQLKEKGLFGDKVEFISISFDPDNDTPKVLQEYAAKFKADQSGWKFLRGDAQAVEKVTKDFGLMVIKQPDGSYAHTARMFLVDGDGNMRRAYGMAADMDMEVMMKEMVQLAD; from the coding sequence ATGAGTGAAGGAACACAATTGCAGCAGGAATCTGCGATGAAGAAACATTGGTTTCCTGTATTAGCTGGTATTATCATTTTGGCTATCGTCGGAGTATTTGGTTATAAGTACATGACACAAGAAAAGATCGAAGTGTTGAAGCCCATCGCAGACTTCACCTTGGACAACAGTGACGGAACAACCTATACATTTAATGAAAGTGCTGGCAAGGTAAGACTGGTGGAGTTTATGTTTACCAAGTGCCCGGATATTTGTCCGGCTACCACGTACAACATGGCCAAGCTGCAAGATCAGTTAAAAGAAAAGGGACTGTTTGGAGACAAAGTAGAGTTTATCTCCATTTCCTTTGACCCTGATAACGATACCCCGAAAGTCTTGCAGGAGTATGCAGCCAAGTTCAAGGCAGATCAGAGTGGCTGGAAGTTCCTGCGCGGGGATGCTCAGGCTGTAGAGAAAGTAACGAAGGATTTTGGTTTGATGGTCATTAAGCAGCCAGATGGTTCTTATGCCCATACGGCTCGCATGTTCCTTGTGGATGGAGATGGAAACATGCGCCGCGCGTACGGGATGGCAGCAGACATGGACATGGAAGTCATGATGAAAGAGATGGTACAGCTCGCTGACTAG
- a CDS encoding LCP family protein — translation MKIWKRVLLLLLVVMAATAGYYGYSFYQFAQNIQEPNIAPPSGGNSTKAAEIPEWDGKERVNILLMGVDRRGMKNNGLPRSDSMMLVSIDPAGKRYDMFSILRDTYVDIPGRGSSRINSAIVEGGPELAMETVSQFTGLPVDRYVITDFEGFKALIDAVGGVEIDVEKNMYYHDPTDKGAYDINLKKGLQKLDGDKALQYVRFRHDATSDYTRTERQRKLMTAVVDQMKNGTTLMQLPTILKEVTPYVQTNISSVDMLKLSALGLKLDTLEPGNYQLPPMGMFRESNRAGSVLIPDVDQIQSFIQEKIAPPTEASDQPVGEKKNSTQN, via the coding sequence ATGAAAATATGGAAACGAGTGTTGCTTCTTTTGCTTGTTGTGATGGCTGCGACAGCAGGATATTACGGATACTCTTTTTATCAATTTGCTCAAAATATTCAAGAGCCCAATATCGCACCGCCTAGTGGTGGAAATTCCACCAAAGCTGCAGAAATACCAGAGTGGGACGGCAAGGAACGAGTCAATATCCTGCTGATGGGGGTAGACCGCAGAGGAATGAAAAATAACGGGCTTCCTCGTTCTGACTCCATGATGCTGGTCAGCATCGATCCTGCGGGGAAACGTTATGACATGTTTTCAATCCTGCGTGATACGTATGTAGATATTCCCGGTAGAGGCAGCTCGCGGATCAACTCAGCGATTGTAGAAGGTGGACCTGAGCTGGCAATGGAAACGGTTAGTCAGTTCACTGGACTTCCAGTAGATCGTTACGTGATTACTGACTTTGAAGGCTTCAAGGCTCTGATTGATGCAGTAGGTGGAGTCGAGATCGATGTAGAAAAAAACATGTATTATCATGACCCGACAGACAAAGGCGCCTACGATATTAATCTGAAAAAAGGTCTGCAAAAGCTGGATGGAGACAAAGCCTTGCAATATGTTCGTTTCCGCCATGATGCGACCTCCGATTATACTCGGACGGAGCGTCAGCGCAAATTAATGACGGCAGTCGTGGATCAGATGAAGAATGGTACGACGCTGATGCAGCTTCCTACCATTTTGAAGGAAGTAACACCGTATGTTCAAACCAATATTAGCTCGGTGGACATGCTGAAGCTGTCTGCACTCGGATTAAAATTGGACACGCTAGAGCCAGGCAACTATCAATTGCCGCCAATGGGGATGTTCCGTGAATCGAACCGGGCAGGCTCTGTTTTGATCCCAGATGTCGATCAGATTCAATCGTTTATCCAAGAAAAAATAGCCCCTCCTACAGAAGCATCAGATCAACCCGTGGGAGAGAAGAAAAACAGCACGCAAAATTAA
- a CDS encoding MFS transporter: MISPSAFLNRYPREAIFFIIASFINSSGSAFMWPLTTLYVHTILQRSMTEAGFVLMIQSLAGIFGQFIGGSLFHRLGAKRLIVGALIIQGLIQFSIPFVQSWPVYLILMMGLGFTFNLSFPAIQAFIGFRWKEQRRELFNIVYVGNNLGMAIGTALAGVIATLSFQLTFWFNSTSTLLFALFFFLFMKNISHQELVGENLEEQQKHRVKNNFTLLFRYQLYLFMALGAAFIFFSNTVWNTGVAPYITEQGMPLSSYSWLWTINGIIIFAGQPITSWIKRLLNQSLSAQLVVSAIAYAVGFGCMLVYHGSYYAFIVGMVITTFGEMLISPTIPTFISEKTGENAPFYLGVVGAITTGGRLLGPLAMGFMYDHGGIHPTLFLATLVSAGSVLLCLLHAYFHREKRAEVAKN, from the coding sequence GTGATATCACCGTCAGCTTTCCTCAATCGCTATCCACGTGAGGCCATTTTCTTCATCATCGCCAGCTTTATTAACTCCTCCGGGAGCGCTTTTATGTGGCCACTTACTACCTTATACGTACATACCATTTTGCAACGCTCGATGACGGAAGCCGGATTCGTCCTGATGATCCAATCTCTGGCGGGAATCTTCGGCCAATTCATCGGTGGATCGTTGTTTCATCGACTAGGTGCCAAGCGACTTATTGTCGGCGCATTGATTATTCAAGGACTTATTCAATTCTCCATTCCTTTCGTTCAGAGCTGGCCTGTCTACCTGATTCTCATGATGGGGCTTGGCTTTACGTTCAACCTGTCATTCCCGGCCATTCAAGCATTTATCGGTTTTCGATGGAAAGAACAGCGCCGAGAATTGTTTAACATCGTCTACGTCGGCAATAATTTGGGGATGGCAATCGGAACTGCATTGGCTGGCGTCATTGCCACCTTATCCTTCCAGCTTACATTTTGGTTCAACAGCACGAGCACCTTATTGTTTGCCTTGTTCTTCTTCCTTTTTATGAAGAACATATCCCATCAGGAGCTGGTCGGAGAGAACCTGGAAGAACAGCAAAAGCATCGCGTGAAAAATAACTTTACCCTGCTATTCCGCTACCAATTGTACTTGTTTATGGCATTGGGCGCAGCATTCATTTTCTTTTCCAATACGGTATGGAATACAGGCGTCGCTCCTTATATTACCGAACAAGGTATGCCTCTGTCTTCGTATAGCTGGCTGTGGACCATCAACGGGATTATCATTTTTGCCGGGCAGCCCATCACTTCCTGGATCAAGCGGCTGTTGAATCAGAGCTTGTCTGCCCAACTCGTCGTCAGTGCCATCGCGTATGCTGTCGGTTTTGGGTGTATGCTTGTCTACCACGGTAGTTATTACGCATTTATTGTCGGAATGGTTATCACTACATTTGGAGAAATGCTCATCTCACCCACTATCCCTACTTTTATATCGGAAAAAACCGGAGAGAATGCCCCATTTTATTTGGGAGTCGTAGGGGCGATTACCACCGGTGGAAGGCTCTTGGGGCCGCTGGCTATGGGGTTCATGTATGACCATGGTGGAATTCATCCAACTCTGTTCTTGGCAACGCTTGTCTCAGCGGGTTCGGTCCTGCTCTGTCTGTTGCATGCTTATTTTCATCGGGAAAAACGAGCAGAGGTTGCTAAAAACTGA
- the rnjA gene encoding ribonuclease J1, translated as MLGGKRLSDVKIFAMGGLGEIGKNMYCVEYEDEIIIIDCGVKFPENEMFGIDLVIPDVSYLVDNQHKIKALLLTHGHEDHIGAIPYILRQIKVPIYGGRLTLGLVKAKLEEHRLLNEVKLIPISEDTEIPFAKLKATFFRTNHSIPDSLGIVLHTPEGMVIHTGDFKFDMTPVGQTTEYGKIARIGASGDVLALLSDSTNSERPGFTMSERSVGEGILDVVRKARGRIILATFASNVHRLQQVVDAAEQCNRKVAVIGRSMEKVFLIGQELGYIQMPEGMLIDIKHIDNYADNQVLIICTGSQGEPMAALTRIASGSHRTVSIYPEDTVIISASPIPGNTINVSRTIDKLYRAGANVVLSHEFDIHASGHGSSEELKLMLNFIRPKYFIPIHGEYRMLKTHSKLAQQVGIEESNIFIMDNGEVLNCNREKAWLSKVQAGIVLIDGSGIGDVGNIVLRDRKHLAEDGLMVVVVSLDMKNFKILTGPDIVSRGFVYVRGSESLIQEATQLVRGRLQEALDKKIKEWSELKSQINEVIKPFIYEKTGRNPMILTILMEV; from the coding sequence ATGTTAGGAGGAAAGAGATTGAGCGACGTTAAGATTTTCGCGATGGGCGGCCTCGGCGAGATCGGAAAAAATATGTACTGCGTCGAGTATGAGGACGAAATCATCATCATTGACTGCGGGGTGAAATTCCCCGAGAATGAAATGTTCGGTATTGATCTGGTTATCCCGGATGTTTCCTATTTAGTGGACAACCAGCACAAGATCAAAGCACTTTTGTTAACGCACGGACATGAGGATCACATTGGTGCGATTCCTTATATTTTACGGCAAATCAAGGTGCCGATTTACGGTGGTCGTCTGACCCTGGGCTTGGTCAAGGCGAAGCTGGAAGAGCACCGGTTGCTAAATGAAGTGAAGCTGATTCCGATTTCGGAAGATACGGAAATTCCTTTTGCGAAGCTGAAGGCGACATTCTTCCGGACGAACCACAGTATTCCTGATTCCTTGGGAATTGTGCTCCATACACCAGAGGGAATGGTCATTCACACGGGTGACTTCAAGTTTGACATGACACCAGTCGGACAAACAACGGAGTACGGAAAAATTGCACGCATTGGTGCGAGCGGGGACGTTTTGGCGCTTTTGTCAGATAGTACGAACAGTGAGCGCCCTGGTTTTACGATGTCAGAGAGATCGGTAGGGGAAGGGATTCTCGATGTGGTACGCAAAGCGCGTGGACGCATCATTCTGGCTACCTTCGCTTCCAACGTACATCGCCTGCAACAGGTGGTAGATGCTGCAGAGCAGTGCAATCGCAAAGTGGCGGTAATTGGCCGCAGTATGGAAAAGGTTTTTTTGATTGGACAAGAGCTGGGCTATATCCAGATGCCAGAGGGCATGCTGATTGATATTAAGCACATCGACAACTACGCAGACAACCAAGTGCTGATTATTTGCACGGGCAGTCAAGGTGAGCCGATGGCAGCGTTGACCCGGATTGCATCCGGTTCCCATCGTACCGTTTCCATTTATCCGGAAGATACGGTAATCATTTCTGCATCTCCGATTCCAGGAAATACGATCAACGTAAGCCGCACGATAGACAAGCTGTACCGTGCTGGTGCCAACGTAGTATTGAGTCACGAATTTGATATTCACGCGTCGGGTCATGGCAGCAGCGAAGAGTTGAAGCTCATGCTCAACTTCATTCGTCCGAAATATTTCATCCCGATCCACGGGGAATACCGGATGCTCAAGACTCACTCCAAGTTGGCCCAACAGGTTGGGATCGAGGAGAGCAACATCTTTATTATGGACAACGGCGAAGTGCTGAATTGCAACCGCGAAAAAGCGTGGCTCAGCAAAGTGCAAGCAGGGATTGTCCTTATTGATGGCAGTGGTATCGGCGACGTCGGCAATATCGTCCTGCGCGACCGCAAGCATTTGGCTGAGGATGGCTTGATGGTCGTGGTTGTCAGTCTCGATATGAAGAACTTCAAAATTTTGACGGGCCCAGATATCGTGAGCCGCGGCTTCGTATACGTACGCGGTTCAGAATCCTTGATTCAGGAAGCAACACAGCTCGTTCGTGGGCGTTTGCAGGAAGCATTGGATAAGAAAATCAAGGAATGGTCTGAGCTGAAGTCACAGATTAATGAAGTGATTAAGCCGTTTATTTACGAAAAAACAGGCCGTAACCCAATGATTCTTACCATTTTGATGGAAGTGTAG
- a CDS encoding MFS transporter, with translation MEANDHVAPNPHWKKNIILFLSSQAISLFGSSLVQYAMMWYITLNTQSGIMMTLYIICGFIPTFLLSPVAGVWADRYNRKLLIIYADAMIAFATLILAIVFLMGYNATWLLFLMAAIRAVGAGIQTPAVGAILPQIVPSDQLTRINGINGSLHAVIMFVSPMVSAALLTMSTIEMIFFIDVITALLAIGTLLVFLKIPLHEKASEIQKTSYFSDFKEGLVYIKNNDFLKKFFLFFAFFFILMAPAAFLTPLQVTRSFGDEVWRLTAIEIAFSVGMMAGGGIIASWGGFTNRVHTMTFASLIMGACTLALGIIPNFWIYLVFMALFGVAMPIFNTPTMVLVQEKVDENYMGRIFGVFGMISTSMMPMGMLIFGPIADVVKIEWLLVATGLFILILAMLLGKNKVLIQAGKPKLNESP, from the coding sequence ATGGAAGCCAATGATCATGTAGCGCCAAATCCACATTGGAAAAAGAACATTATTCTCTTTCTAAGCAGTCAGGCGATTTCACTTTTTGGATCATCTTTAGTTCAATATGCGATGATGTGGTATATAACGCTAAATACGCAATCCGGCATCATGATGACGTTGTATATCATTTGCGGCTTCATCCCTACTTTTCTTTTATCTCCCGTTGCGGGAGTTTGGGCAGACCGCTACAATCGCAAACTGTTGATCATTTATGCCGATGCAATGATTGCCTTTGCAACACTTATACTCGCGATCGTCTTTTTAATGGGATACAATGCGACTTGGCTGCTCTTTCTCATGGCAGCTATTCGTGCAGTCGGAGCCGGTATTCAAACCCCGGCTGTCGGAGCTATTTTGCCGCAAATTGTACCAAGCGACCAACTGACGAGAATCAATGGCATAAACGGAAGCTTGCACGCTGTTATTATGTTCGTATCCCCGATGGTGAGTGCTGCATTACTTACCATGTCTACCATTGAAATGATTTTCTTTATTGATGTTATTACCGCATTGCTTGCCATTGGTACGTTGCTCGTATTCCTCAAGATTCCTTTACACGAGAAGGCTTCCGAAATACAAAAAACAAGCTACTTCAGCGATTTTAAAGAAGGATTAGTTTACATTAAAAACAATGATTTTTTGAAGAAATTCTTTCTATTCTTCGCCTTCTTCTTTATCTTGATGGCGCCCGCTGCATTTTTGACCCCTCTGCAAGTTACACGCAGCTTCGGCGACGAGGTTTGGCGGTTAACGGCCATCGAAATTGCTTTTTCAGTCGGGATGATGGCTGGCGGAGGAATTATTGCCTCTTGGGGAGGCTTTACAAACAGAGTGCACACCATGACATTCGCGAGCTTAATCATGGGGGCCTGCACATTAGCCCTTGGAATCATTCCGAACTTTTGGATTTATCTAGTCTTCATGGCTCTATTTGGCGTTGCCATGCCCATTTTCAATACCCCGACAATGGTTTTGGTTCAAGAGAAAGTGGATGAAAACTATATGGGAAGAATATTTGGTGTGTTCGGCATGATTTCCACGTCGATGATGCCAATGGGTATGCTTATTTTTGGACCGATCGCAGATGTTGTTAAAATTGAGTGGCTTCTGGTTGCAACGGGGCTGTTCATCTTAATACTGGCTATGTTATTAGGGAAAAATAAAGTATTAATACAAGCTGGAAAGCCAAAATTGAATGAATCTCCATAA
- a CDS encoding DUF4179 domain-containing protein encodes MTCLDTFMLNAYLEDKLPFRVKQDVQQHLDTCSVCQLKFEQYLDELDPFDDVAEDVWQTEATVQNVMDKLPAYPMNVLKPVQKQPVQINWKKRSVDIVKKTTIAVAGLAMVVTFGTAVSPTFANYMNGIYASINPSEIMVTKGPYNAKQVVDLFDKKQTDIGVKKAAENGFVQPLDLKVTNQGLTMEINAVVADPLRIMILGSVKDSSGKKIPSFWKDQFSVITGDNVNEFREVRLKDKNGKVITRIDDKSQELLRWLPLPNGENFAYGYGSDMDAFFNEANPMPDELILELRVKRLTDTKGTWNFDIPIDMRPAKAAMKTAAVNKQLETPTGTTVELKEARFAPTGTELEFTTSKPDRKLQGIRYELLDETGTVVGKWDDMMHDDDRDDNLVIISESYGAGSYSHMDYTRTEPLTSWVHTYMPIDPAKNLTLKLDAIYTAEKSTLQAKLPLAELKKKPITVKSDGNEFTFKSVKKEMENDRSVYTIEVEGKFAKDIVGVPYDWKVSDDKGNDEGGNFLFDQTVNKDGTLNITGQLKVWSENADVKELTVGFNAMYKEHKADWEVSIKEEKK; translated from the coding sequence ATGACATGCTTGGATACATTCATGCTGAACGCGTATTTGGAAGACAAGCTTCCTTTTCGAGTGAAACAAGACGTACAACAACATCTGGATACATGCAGCGTGTGCCAGTTGAAGTTTGAGCAATATTTGGATGAGCTGGATCCATTCGATGATGTGGCGGAAGATGTTTGGCAGACGGAGGCAACCGTTCAAAATGTCATGGACAAGCTCCCCGCTTACCCGATGAACGTACTCAAACCCGTTCAAAAACAACCCGTTCAAATAAATTGGAAAAAGCGGAGTGTGGATATAGTGAAGAAAACAACGATTGCAGTTGCAGGATTGGCTATGGTGGTTACATTCGGAACAGCAGTTTCTCCTACGTTTGCGAACTATATGAATGGAATTTATGCCTCGATCAATCCGAGTGAGATAATGGTAACAAAAGGGCCTTACAATGCGAAACAAGTAGTCGACCTGTTTGATAAAAAGCAGACAGACATTGGCGTGAAGAAAGCGGCAGAAAACGGCTTTGTACAGCCGCTTGACTTGAAGGTGACAAACCAAGGGCTGACCATGGAAATCAATGCGGTTGTAGCCGATCCGTTGCGAATCATGATTCTGGGCTCGGTGAAGGACTCGTCAGGCAAAAAGATTCCTTCGTTCTGGAAGGATCAGTTCTCGGTCATTACAGGCGACAATGTGAATGAATTCAGGGAAGTTCGACTAAAGGATAAAAATGGCAAAGTAATCACGAGAATAGATGATAAATCGCAGGAATTGCTGCGCTGGCTGCCGCTGCCGAATGGTGAAAACTTCGCCTACGGCTACGGAAGCGATATGGACGCATTCTTTAATGAAGCGAATCCAATGCCGGACGAATTGATTTTGGAACTGCGGGTGAAGCGCCTGACAGATACGAAAGGCACATGGAATTTCGATATCCCAATTGATATGCGACCAGCAAAAGCAGCCATGAAAACAGCAGCGGTGAATAAGCAGTTAGAAACCCCGACCGGGACGACAGTGGAGTTAAAGGAAGCGCGCTTCGCTCCCACTGGTACGGAGCTAGAGTTCACGACCAGCAAGCCGGATAGAAAACTACAGGGCATTCGTTACGAGCTCCTGGATGAAACGGGTACCGTAGTGGGCAAATGGGATGACATGATGCACGACGATGATAGGGATGACAATCTCGTTATCATAAGCGAGAGTTATGGCGCGGGGAGTTACTCGCACATGGACTATACAAGAACGGAACCATTGACGAGTTGGGTTCATACGTACATGCCAATAGACCCGGCCAAGAACCTGACACTGAAGCTTGATGCAATCTATACAGCAGAAAAGTCAACACTCCAGGCAAAGCTGCCATTGGCTGAACTGAAAAAGAAACCGATCACTGTAAAAAGTGATGGAAATGAGTTTACTTTTAAATCTGTGAAGAAGGAAATGGAAAATGATAGATCGGTTTACACAATTGAGGTAGAGGGCAAGTTTGCCAAAGATATCGTCGGAGTTCCATACGATTGGAAGGTGTCCGATGATAAGGGAAATGATGAAGGGGGCAATTTCTTATTCGACCAGACAGTCAATAAGGACGGCACATTGAACATCACAGGCCAACTGAAGGTTTGGAGTGAAAATGCAGATGTGAAGGAACTGACGGTTGGTTTCAACGCGATGTACAAAGAGCATAAGGCAGATTGGGAAGTATCCATTAAGGAAGAAAAGAAATAG